Proteins found in one Oceaniferula flava genomic segment:
- a CDS encoding TonB-dependent receptor domain-containing protein: protein MKKYINTLALSAIAATAYAEEPDARLDPTVVKAEEEQSLVGKPDTSVTAKDLELIKPADLDDIFQKSPGVTVNGGRAQAQQIFVNGWESTSLNVTIDGAGQGNIYHHAGSVVVEPELLKSVDVFAGAGSALNGFGALGGAIQFETKNAYDLLDEGQDFGGMSKAVYYSNGEGFKLSQSFYGRLGSNWAYLLSAGYTDRDDYKDGNGDTVDLTAYESESVLLKFSGRFDGGHSLDIGLERVFSDTLSYDRLNVSEDFLTGSGRPTGLLQNVEVLREALTFKYGYNPENQDLIDLQARASFSRQEFNRTEENYYAHLETLDLDLRNTSQFGSFKTTYGVQYRHVESDINVPYLILPPYDSVKGGEEEDVVGFYIQNEWQLSEQFVLSFGGRYDYYDFTDVEGQNYDSGKFSPNAALTWQATDCLSFTGGYAEAYRGAGIRESFLTAPYPEGVEGEEAETVKLSFNYSADRFFATGSIYKQKIDNYLSPIPAYDDVDDLEVEGYDLTVGYREGGFQASVGVAHAEPDVKNSPWLDNYGMVVAGRRWIGEVSYAHEESGLTFGWNVEYRQAVDEEATPYVAKKDSYMVHNAFVSWDVQSIEGLSLSLNIDNVFDEDYQAHTIFIPSGLASPGREIRVGATYEF, encoded by the coding sequence ATGAAAAAATACATCAACACGCTTGCGCTCTCAGCCATCGCCGCCACGGCCTATGCTGAAGAGCCTGATGCCCGACTGGATCCCACCGTGGTGAAGGCCGAGGAAGAACAGTCTCTCGTCGGAAAACCGGACACTTCGGTAACGGCAAAGGATTTGGAACTTATCAAGCCAGCCGATCTGGATGATATCTTTCAGAAATCACCTGGTGTCACCGTCAATGGTGGCCGAGCTCAAGCTCAGCAGATTTTTGTCAATGGCTGGGAGTCAACTTCCTTGAATGTAACCATCGATGGTGCAGGGCAGGGGAATATTTACCACCACGCAGGGAGTGTCGTCGTAGAGCCTGAACTGCTCAAGAGTGTGGACGTTTTCGCCGGTGCGGGCTCTGCCTTGAATGGTTTTGGCGCTCTGGGCGGTGCGATTCAGTTTGAGACGAAGAATGCCTACGACCTTCTGGACGAGGGCCAAGACTTCGGAGGCATGAGTAAAGCGGTTTACTACTCGAATGGTGAAGGTTTCAAGCTTTCCCAATCCTTTTACGGTCGTTTGGGAAGTAACTGGGCTTATTTGCTTTCAGCCGGTTACACCGATCGCGATGACTATAAGGATGGCAATGGTGATACCGTTGATCTGACTGCTTATGAGTCTGAAAGTGTCCTGCTGAAATTCTCGGGTCGATTCGATGGTGGCCACAGTTTGGACATCGGTCTGGAGCGCGTGTTCAGCGATACCCTTTCCTACGATCGCCTCAATGTCAGTGAAGATTTCCTGACAGGAAGTGGTCGTCCTACAGGTCTGCTTCAGAACGTCGAGGTTCTGCGTGAAGCTCTGACTTTCAAGTATGGTTACAATCCTGAAAATCAGGACCTCATCGACCTGCAAGCACGTGCTAGTTTCTCACGCCAAGAGTTCAACCGCACGGAGGAAAACTATTACGCCCATCTTGAGACGCTGGATCTGGATCTGCGGAACACATCTCAATTCGGATCCTTCAAGACGACATATGGGGTGCAGTATCGTCATGTTGAGAGCGACATCAATGTGCCTTACCTCATTCTTCCTCCATACGATTCCGTTAAGGGTGGTGAAGAGGAAGACGTTGTCGGTTTCTACATTCAGAACGAGTGGCAACTGAGCGAGCAATTTGTGCTCAGCTTTGGTGGTCGATACGACTACTACGATTTCACCGATGTGGAAGGTCAGAACTACGACTCTGGAAAATTCAGCCCGAACGCAGCGTTGACGTGGCAGGCGACTGATTGCCTCTCCTTCACTGGTGGCTATGCCGAAGCCTATCGAGGTGCCGGTATTCGTGAGTCTTTCCTCACCGCACCTTATCCAGAAGGAGTGGAAGGTGAAGAAGCTGAGACCGTGAAGTTGTCATTCAACTATAGCGCAGATCGCTTCTTCGCGACTGGATCGATTTATAAACAGAAAATCGATAACTATCTCTCTCCGATTCCTGCTTATGACGATGTGGACGATCTCGAAGTTGAGGGCTATGACCTAACCGTTGGCTATCGCGAAGGTGGTTTTCAAGCTTCTGTGGGAGTGGCCCACGCTGAGCCTGACGTGAAGAACTCACCGTGGTTGGATAACTACGGCATGGTGGTGGCTGGCCGTCGCTGGATCGGTGAAGTGAGCTACGCCCATGAGGAAAGCGGTCTAACGTTCGGTTGGAATGTGGAATACCGTCAGGCAGTGGACGAAGAGGCTACACCTTACGTTGCCAAGAAAGATTCCTACATGGTGCACAATGCGTTTGTGAGCTGGGATGTGCAAAGCATCGAGGGACTGAGTCTGTCACTCAATATCGATAATGTTTTTGATGAAGATTACCAAGCACACACGATCTTCATTCCATCAGGTCTTGCCAGCCCTGGGCGTGAGATTCGCGTTGGAGCGACTTATGAATTCTAA
- the leuC gene encoding 3-isopropylmalate dehydratase large subunit, protein MGKNLYQKVWDEHSVGSLADGRTQLFIGSHLIHEVTSPQAFGMLRDLGLTVKYPHRTFATVDHIVPTDNQQRPFSDPLADAMISELRKNVEEFDITYFDLASGMQGIVHIVGPEQGITQPGTTIVCGDSHTATHGAFGAIAFGIGTTQVRDVLATQTIAMEKLKVRRINVEGELLPGVYAKDVALHIIRLLGANGGIGYAYEYGGSVFDQFTMEERMTVCNMSIEGGARCGYVNPDQTTFDYLANRPYSPNDSQWPETVKRWSAYASDPDADYEDVVNIKAEDIEPTVTWGISPDHGIAISETIPDPAEAKTEGEKATIDEALEYMKLPAGAPIKGTPIDVAFIGSCTNGRISDFREVAQYLKGRKVADGITALAVPGSQITAAICQKEGIDQIFIDAGFEWRAAGCSMCLAMNPDKLKGDQLCASSSNRNFKGRQGSSTGRTVLMSPLMVAAAAIEGRVADAREVFTVN, encoded by the coding sequence ATGGGGAAAAATTTATATCAAAAGGTCTGGGATGAACACTCTGTGGGCAGCTTGGCAGACGGCAGAACGCAGCTTTTTATCGGCTCACACCTGATCCACGAGGTCACCAGCCCACAGGCATTTGGCATGCTGCGCGACCTCGGACTCACTGTGAAATATCCGCACCGCACCTTTGCCACGGTTGATCACATCGTTCCCACCGATAACCAACAGCGGCCCTTTTCCGATCCTCTGGCCGATGCCATGATTTCCGAACTGCGGAAAAATGTGGAGGAGTTTGATATCACCTACTTTGACCTCGCATCCGGCATGCAGGGCATCGTTCACATCGTTGGCCCTGAGCAGGGGATTACCCAGCCGGGAACGACCATTGTTTGTGGCGACTCTCACACGGCCACGCATGGTGCCTTTGGTGCGATTGCATTTGGCATCGGCACGACTCAGGTCCGCGATGTTCTAGCTACCCAGACGATTGCCATGGAGAAGCTCAAGGTTCGCCGGATCAATGTTGAGGGCGAACTACTTCCCGGTGTCTATGCCAAGGACGTGGCACTGCATATCATTCGCCTGTTAGGAGCTAACGGCGGCATCGGCTATGCCTATGAATACGGTGGTTCTGTCTTTGATCAATTCACCATGGAAGAGCGCATGACGGTGTGCAACATGTCCATCGAGGGGGGCGCACGTTGCGGCTATGTGAACCCGGATCAGACGACCTTTGATTACCTCGCCAATCGTCCCTATTCTCCTAACGACAGCCAATGGCCTGAAACGGTGAAACGCTGGAGTGCCTATGCCTCTGACCCGGATGCCGACTACGAAGATGTGGTCAATATCAAGGCGGAAGACATTGAGCCGACGGTCACCTGGGGGATTTCTCCTGACCATGGTATCGCGATTTCGGAGACCATTCCAGATCCCGCCGAGGCGAAGACCGAAGGCGAAAAAGCTACCATTGACGAGGCCTTGGAATACATGAAACTTCCGGCCGGAGCTCCGATCAAGGGGACGCCAATTGATGTCGCTTTCATCGGCTCGTGCACCAACGGGCGGATCTCCGATTTCCGTGAGGTCGCGCAGTATTTGAAAGGCAGAAAGGTGGCCGATGGCATCACGGCTCTCGCGGTGCCTGGTTCACAAATTACCGCTGCCATTTGTCAGAAAGAAGGCATCGACCAAATCTTCATCGATGCCGGGTTTGAGTGGCGCGCCGCTGGTTGCTCGATGTGTCTCGCGATGAACCCGGATAAATTGAAGGGTGATCAACTCTGCGCCTCTTCATCGAACCGTAACTTCAAAGGGCGGCAGGGAAGCTCGACTGGGCGGACCGTTTTGATGAGTCCCCTGATGGTGGCTGCCGCTGCCATTGAAGGCCGAGTGGCCGACGCCCGTGAGGTATTCACGGTGAACTAA
- a CDS encoding DUF2059 domain-containing protein, with the protein MKTLLLVLASLLPLTSAMAQDKAEAQSPALQLMALINIEETMLDTSKVAFTPFLNQLKTQGFPEAGVKEVGEAADVYFQQVARDPDLKAEMVKLYEKEFTQEELSQLVDFYNSDLGKKSLEVMPALMSSGAKLGEKYAQKYAENFKVELQRIMQKYQPAGE; encoded by the coding sequence ATGAAAACACTGCTACTCGTCCTCGCCAGCCTGCTGCCCCTGACCTCTGCCATGGCGCAGGATAAGGCTGAAGCTCAATCGCCCGCCTTGCAGCTCATGGCGTTGATCAACATTGAAGAAACGATGTTAGACACCTCCAAGGTGGCGTTCACTCCCTTCCTCAATCAGCTGAAAACGCAAGGGTTTCCTGAGGCTGGTGTCAAGGAGGTCGGTGAGGCTGCCGATGTGTATTTCCAACAAGTCGCTCGTGATCCGGATTTGAAAGCCGAGATGGTGAAGCTCTATGAAAAAGAATTCACCCAGGAGGAACTCTCCCAACTGGTGGATTTCTACAACAGCGATCTGGGGAAAAAATCCCTCGAGGTCATGCCCGCTCTGATGTCGTCTGGGGCCAAGTTGGGCGAAAAGTATGCCCAGAAGTATGCAGAGAACTTCAAGGTTGAGCTGCAGCGCATCATGCAAAAATACCAGCCTGCCGGAGAGTAG
- the leuD gene encoding 3-isopropylmalate dehydratase small subunit yields MSIQAIKQVAGTAVFVPGADIDTDRIIPARFLKCVTFDDLAEGLFYDVRFDSEGNSVGHPLDDPKFAGASIMLAGPNFGCGSSREHAPQSIYRSGFRAMIAESFAEIFFGNSTGIGMPCVCSTAEQIAALTKAVEADPSTEVKLDLEKMEVSYADETFAVTMPESAREALLSARWDPIGELLGNAEAIEARAEALPYV; encoded by the coding sequence ATGTCCATTCAAGCTATCAAACAAGTTGCCGGAACTGCCGTTTTTGTTCCGGGTGCAGATATTGATACCGATCGCATCATCCCGGCACGCTTCTTGAAATGCGTGACCTTTGATGATCTTGCCGAAGGTCTGTTTTATGATGTCAGGTTTGACTCCGAAGGAAACTCGGTGGGCCATCCACTGGACGATCCCAAGTTTGCAGGAGCATCGATCATGCTGGCCGGACCGAACTTCGGCTGTGGCTCCTCGCGCGAGCACGCACCACAGTCGATCTATCGATCCGGTTTCCGAGCCATGATTGCGGAGAGCTTTGCGGAAATTTTCTTTGGCAACTCGACTGGTATCGGCATGCCCTGTGTCTGTTCCACGGCCGAACAAATCGCAGCGCTGACCAAGGCGGTGGAGGCCGATCCTTCGACTGAGGTGAAGCTTGATTTGGAAAAGATGGAGGTCAGTTATGCTGATGAAACTTTTGCCGTGACCATGCCCGAGTCGGCTCGTGAAGCCCTGCTTTCGGCCCGCTGGGATCCGATTGGTGAGTTGCTGGGCAATGCCGAGGCCATCGAGGCTCGTGCCGAGGCCCTGCCTTACGTTTAA
- a CDS encoding VIT1/CCC1 transporter family protein, whose translation MPSDKVRADHSPDAIRRRISSDPDHSYLRDFVYGAIDGAVTTFAVVASVAAAGLSNGIVIVMGLANLLADGFSMAAGNYLGTRAEVETREKRRRDEEDQIQSHPEWERDEIRQIFALKGFEGKMLDDIVEVITSDDKRWVDTMITEEFGLSLHTPSPWKAAGVTYLAFILIGMIPLLSYVMGYIHPGLLVEEPFYAATILTGVAFFSVGALKSRFVGKNWLTEGLGTLGVGTLAAGIAYAIGLLLRPLLDGVA comes from the coding sequence ATGCCTAGTGATAAAGTGCGTGCCGATCACTCACCGGATGCAATCCGTCGGCGGATTAGCTCTGACCCTGATCATAGTTATCTGCGCGACTTTGTCTATGGAGCCATCGATGGTGCGGTTACTACCTTCGCCGTGGTGGCATCGGTGGCTGCTGCAGGTTTGTCGAATGGCATCGTTATTGTCATGGGCCTGGCGAACCTCTTGGCCGATGGCTTTTCCATGGCGGCTGGAAATTACCTCGGCACCCGCGCGGAAGTGGAAACCCGGGAGAAACGCCGCCGTGACGAGGAGGATCAAATCCAGTCCCACCCAGAGTGGGAACGCGACGAGATAAGGCAGATTTTTGCCCTCAAGGGTTTTGAGGGTAAGATGCTAGACGATATTGTGGAGGTGATCACTTCTGATGACAAACGCTGGGTCGATACGATGATCACCGAGGAGTTTGGCTTATCGCTGCACACGCCATCGCCGTGGAAGGCAGCCGGAGTGACTTACCTTGCGTTTATCTTGATCGGGATGATCCCTCTGCTTAGCTACGTGATGGGCTACATTCACCCTGGGCTGTTAGTTGAAGAGCCTTTTTATGCTGCCACGATATTAACGGGTGTGGCTTTCTTTAGTGTGGGTGCACTAAAAAGTCGATTTGTGGGCAAAAATTGGCTCACCGAAGGCCTGGGCACCCTGGGAGTGGGGACACTCGCCGCAGGGATTGCCTATGCGATCGGCTTGCTGTTGAGGCCTTTGTTAGACGGCGTGGCTTAG
- the metH gene encoding methionine synthase, translating into MPRPDATQELTQALKDRILVLDGAMGTTIRGYGLEESDARGDRFKTNDKDLLNNGDILTLTQPDTIGDIHKRFLEAGSDIIETNTFSGTAISQSEFFVEDPRETGKGRKDPEFYQKVIENPFLQDLSWEMNVKSAQLCREWCDRIGTETGRKRYVAGAIGPLTVSLSVSPDAEDAGFRVATFDQLVADYSHQIRALIEGGTDILMVETIFDALNAKAALVATQNVFEEDGLKLPIMISAAVGMGGETMISAQKVEAMWNAVKHVNPLSVGLNCSLGPDKMRPFLSELSGIAEAFVSCYPNAGMPNPLAPTGFDLGPKDMNNQLADFASAGFLNFAGGCCGNTPEHVAAIAEAVKQHAPREIPTQEPLLRLSGTEAYNHTDDKNFLMIGERTNVAGSPRFRKLVQQGKLEDALAVARQQVDNGAPVIDICFDDGLIDGVDMMTRFLQLVQSEPDITKVPITVDSSKWEIIEAGLKCLQGKGIVNSISLKEGEEAFRKNARTIMKFGAAAVVMAFDENGQAATYEEKIRICERAYRILVDEVGFNPQDIIFDPNILTVATGIDEHNNYAVDFFNATKWIKDNLPGAKVSGGVSNVSFSFRGNNPVREAMHSAFLYHAGKAGMDMGIVNAGMLEVYDDIEPKLLVAVEDVLLNRDPGATERLLDLAEEYKGIKKVVQTEDLAWRKESVEKRLEYALLKGIDNFITEDTEEARLKYDKPLHVIEGPLMDGMSVVGDLFGAGKMFLPQVVKSARVMKKSVAHLEPFMAEEKEIKILADMKVLQAEDPSISDADARIHVEKSMTAGRVIMATVKGDVHDIGKNIVGVVLACNGFEVIDMGVMVPCDKILDTAIEKKADVIGLSGLITPSLDEMVAVAKEMERREMTLPLLIGGATTSPAHTAVKIAEHYSGPIVHVLDASRSVPVTTTLLSEDKREAFIAENNAKHEKLRANFNKKDKATISHEKAVSNRFVPKGGWENYNPPKPEFTGTRVIDNQSLRELADYIDWTPFFHAWELRGVWDRENKVLKTRNAEAAEVAQKLYQDAQELLEEIISEKKFTARGIYGFFPAHADGDDIVLPENKLTFHTLRQQIEKSTEKPHYALSDYVAPSDDHIGGFVVGIHGADEWAAQLREKHEVDSAIMVQAIADRLAEAFAELLHHRARVAWGYERPNEFNHNELIKEVYQGIRPAPGYPAQPDHTEKKALFELLDATPATGVELTESCAMHPGSAVSGLLFSHPESKYFAISDLQKDQVEDYAKRKGWDMDTAEKWLGPWLGY; encoded by the coding sequence ATGCCTAGACCCGACGCCACCCAAGAACTGACCCAAGCCCTGAAAGACCGTATCCTTGTGCTCGATGGAGCGATGGGCACCACCATCCGTGGATACGGACTGGAGGAATCCGATGCCCGCGGGGATCGTTTCAAAACCAACGACAAGGATCTGCTCAATAATGGCGATATCCTCACGCTGACCCAGCCTGATACCATCGGAGACATTCACAAGCGCTTCCTCGAGGCCGGCTCCGACATCATCGAGACCAATACCTTTTCCGGCACCGCGATTTCGCAATCGGAGTTCTTTGTCGAAGATCCACGCGAAACAGGCAAAGGTCGCAAGGATCCGGAGTTCTATCAGAAAGTCATCGAGAACCCGTTCTTGCAGGACCTCTCGTGGGAAATGAACGTCAAATCCGCCCAGCTGTGTCGCGAGTGGTGCGACCGCATTGGCACAGAAACTGGCAGGAAACGTTACGTCGCCGGAGCCATCGGGCCGCTCACGGTATCGCTCTCGGTTTCACCCGATGCCGAGGACGCCGGATTCCGTGTGGCCACCTTCGACCAGTTGGTTGCCGACTACTCCCACCAGATCCGCGCCCTCATCGAAGGCGGCACCGACATTCTGATGGTGGAGACGATTTTCGACGCACTGAATGCCAAGGCAGCGCTGGTCGCCACCCAAAACGTTTTTGAAGAGGACGGGCTGAAATTGCCAATCATGATCTCCGCCGCCGTCGGTATGGGAGGCGAGACAATGATCTCGGCTCAAAAAGTCGAGGCAATGTGGAACGCGGTGAAACACGTGAACCCTCTCTCGGTCGGTCTGAACTGCTCGTTGGGGCCGGACAAAATGCGCCCCTTCCTCTCCGAGCTGAGTGGAATCGCAGAGGCCTTTGTTTCCTGCTACCCGAACGCCGGCATGCCCAACCCACTGGCACCGACGGGTTTCGATCTCGGTCCCAAGGACATGAACAACCAGCTGGCCGACTTCGCCAGCGCCGGCTTCCTCAACTTTGCAGGCGGCTGCTGTGGTAATACTCCGGAACACGTTGCCGCCATCGCTGAGGCGGTGAAGCAGCATGCGCCACGCGAAATCCCCACCCAGGAGCCGCTGCTCAGACTCTCCGGCACAGAGGCCTACAATCACACCGACGATAAAAATTTCCTGATGATCGGCGAGCGCACCAACGTCGCCGGCTCACCACGATTCAGGAAATTAGTGCAGCAGGGAAAACTGGAAGACGCCCTCGCAGTCGCCCGTCAACAGGTGGACAACGGCGCTCCGGTGATCGATATTTGTTTCGACGACGGCTTGATCGACGGCGTCGATATGATGACTCGCTTCCTCCAGCTGGTGCAGTCCGAGCCGGACATCACCAAGGTGCCGATCACGGTGGATTCCTCGAAGTGGGAAATCATCGAGGCGGGGCTGAAATGTCTGCAAGGAAAAGGCATCGTCAACTCGATCTCGCTGAAGGAAGGTGAAGAGGCCTTCAGGAAAAACGCCCGCACCATCATGAAATTTGGTGCCGCCGCCGTGGTCATGGCCTTCGATGAAAATGGCCAGGCCGCCACCTATGAGGAAAAAATCCGCATCTGCGAACGCGCCTACCGCATCCTCGTCGATGAAGTCGGCTTCAACCCGCAGGATATTATTTTCGACCCCAACATCCTGACCGTCGCCACCGGCATCGACGAACACAACAACTACGCGGTCGACTTTTTCAATGCCACCAAGTGGATCAAGGACAACCTGCCGGGAGCCAAAGTCTCCGGCGGAGTTTCCAACGTCTCCTTCTCATTCCGCGGCAACAACCCAGTGCGTGAAGCCATGCACTCTGCCTTCCTTTACCACGCAGGCAAGGCCGGCATGGACATGGGGATCGTCAATGCGGGTATGTTGGAAGTCTACGATGACATCGAACCCAAGCTGTTAGTCGCCGTGGAAGACGTGCTGCTGAATCGCGATCCAGGAGCCACCGAGCGCCTGCTCGATCTCGCTGAGGAATACAAAGGCATCAAGAAAGTGGTGCAAACGGAAGACCTCGCCTGGCGCAAGGAGAGCGTGGAAAAACGTCTCGAATACGCGCTGCTCAAGGGCATCGACAACTTCATCACCGAGGACACGGAGGAAGCACGGCTGAAATACGACAAACCGCTGCACGTCATCGAGGGCCCGCTGATGGACGGCATGTCGGTGGTCGGTGATCTCTTTGGTGCAGGTAAAATGTTCCTGCCGCAGGTGGTGAAATCCGCCCGTGTGATGAAAAAATCGGTCGCCCACCTCGAGCCGTTCATGGCTGAGGAAAAAGAGATCAAGATTCTCGCCGACATGAAAGTCCTCCAGGCCGAAGACCCGTCGATCTCCGATGCCGATGCCCGCATCCACGTGGAGAAATCCATGACCGCCGGTCGTGTCATCATGGCCACGGTGAAGGGTGACGTGCACGACATTGGCAAGAACATCGTTGGCGTGGTGCTCGCCTGCAACGGCTTTGAAGTGATCGATATGGGCGTGATGGTGCCCTGCGACAAAATCCTCGACACCGCCATCGAGAAGAAAGCTGATGTCATTGGCCTCTCCGGCTTGATCACGCCATCGCTCGATGAAATGGTCGCCGTGGCCAAGGAAATGGAGCGCCGCGAGATGACACTGCCCCTACTCATCGGCGGTGCCACCACCAGCCCTGCGCACACCGCAGTGAAAATTGCCGAGCACTACAGCGGCCCCATCGTGCACGTGCTCGATGCCTCCCGCTCGGTGCCTGTGACCACCACCCTGCTCAGCGAGGACAAGCGCGAAGCCTTCATTGCCGAGAACAATGCGAAACACGAAAAGCTGCGCGCGAATTTCAACAAGAAGGACAAGGCCACCATCTCGCACGAAAAGGCGGTGTCAAATCGCTTCGTGCCCAAGGGAGGTTGGGAAAACTACAACCCACCGAAACCCGAGTTTACCGGCACACGGGTGATCGACAACCAATCGCTACGCGAGCTGGCGGACTATATCGACTGGACCCCGTTCTTCCACGCCTGGGAGCTACGCGGCGTCTGGGATCGGGAAAACAAGGTGCTTAAGACCCGCAATGCCGAAGCTGCCGAAGTCGCCCAAAAACTCTATCAGGACGCGCAGGAACTTCTGGAGGAAATCATCAGCGAGAAAAAATTCACCGCCCGTGGCATCTACGGATTTTTCCCCGCTCATGCCGACGGCGACGACATCGTGCTGCCTGAAAACAAGCTCACCTTCCACACCCTGCGTCAGCAGATTGAGAAATCGACTGAGAAACCGCACTACGCGCTCAGCGATTACGTCGCACCATCGGACGACCACATCGGCGGCTTTGTCGTTGGCATCCACGGTGCCGATGAGTGGGCGGCCCAGCTGCGCGAGAAACATGAAGTCGACTCCGCTATCATGGTTCAAGCGATTGCGGATCGCCTCGCCGAGGCCTTTGCCGAACTCCTCCACCACCGCGCACGGGTGGCGTGGGGATACGAGCGCCCGAATGAGTTCAACCACAACGAGCTGATCAAGGAAGTTTATCAAGGAATCCGTCCGGCACCCGGCTACCCGGCGCAACCGGATCACACCGAGAAAAAAGCTCTGTTCGAGCTGCTCGACGCCACTCCTGCCACCGGCGTGGAACTGACCGAAAGCTGCGCCATGCATCCAGGCTCCGCCGTTTCCGGACTGCTCTTCTCACACCCTGAAAGTAAGTATTTCGCCATCAGCGATCTGCAAAAAGACCAAGTGGAAGACTATGCCAAGCGCAAGGGCTGGGACATGGACACCGCTGAAAAATGGCTGGGGCCATGGCTTGGCTACTAA
- a CDS encoding DUF2868 domain-containing protein, translated as MTRQQKKRSWTLRDLVDFEVQLEKAARWKSAWRNGVGEELENEGVSSELNRRRLGFRWMLEEVREAEHEESGHRLDSGARLLAFLLWLVMLLTGIGVLRGLLMEFEFSYSGGEVTRMRGYNIWILLGVTIGFQWLLMLGSVLAYWLWRRWSGSLSIFQVLLQKLIRKWGGEKMVGDVWKRLQTRVSGGQSVISWRLARILQAGGVGYNCGLLLGLFGCLWFFQIGFYWESTLPQFGRDSLIQVTEALAFFSDSIAPGAEVVDQAKRGSVLIPPAQNSMPERMAVDLSWGFFFLFAIAVWGLLPRVILWVLAWSMERRALAGMDFQESRHRSLWRDLTKVQRGEVQVGPADGVVLLDIGGLEMDTDSVRPFLLQTLRVNPEARFSLGTLDTEEEAEAMEKAKSVAMGVVFLVEGWNLSPKQMEVYHDQIRSAIGADHMIRYVVIGSEEELAQWAQFVDSLRDSETSVVRYDVVG; from the coding sequence GTGACCCGACAACAGAAAAAACGCAGCTGGACTCTGCGCGATTTAGTGGATTTTGAAGTGCAGCTGGAAAAGGCAGCGCGCTGGAAGTCGGCGTGGCGGAATGGTGTCGGCGAGGAGCTGGAAAATGAAGGCGTCAGTTCCGAGCTGAATCGTCGTAGGCTGGGGTTCCGCTGGATGCTGGAGGAGGTCCGCGAGGCGGAGCATGAGGAATCGGGGCACCGTCTGGATTCCGGCGCACGTTTGCTCGCCTTCTTGCTCTGGCTGGTGATGTTGCTCACCGGCATCGGGGTGCTGCGTGGGCTGCTGATGGAGTTCGAGTTTTCCTATTCCGGCGGAGAAGTCACGCGGATGCGGGGCTATAATATTTGGATTTTGTTAGGCGTGACGATTGGCTTTCAATGGTTGCTGATGTTGGGCTCGGTGCTGGCCTACTGGCTATGGCGTCGCTGGTCCGGCAGTCTCAGTATTTTCCAAGTCCTGCTGCAGAAGCTGATTAGAAAATGGGGCGGCGAGAAGATGGTGGGCGATGTCTGGAAACGATTGCAAACTCGTGTCAGCGGAGGACAGAGTGTGATCTCATGGCGATTGGCGCGTATTCTTCAGGCTGGGGGTGTCGGGTATAATTGTGGGCTTTTGTTAGGCCTTTTCGGTTGTCTGTGGTTTTTCCAGATTGGGTTTTATTGGGAGTCGACCCTACCGCAGTTCGGTCGTGACAGTTTGATTCAGGTCACCGAGGCCTTGGCCTTTTTCAGCGATAGCATTGCACCCGGCGCGGAGGTGGTCGATCAGGCAAAACGCGGCAGTGTTCTGATTCCGCCCGCACAGAATTCCATGCCTGAGCGCATGGCGGTGGATCTCTCCTGGGGCTTCTTTTTTCTCTTTGCCATCGCTGTCTGGGGCTTGCTCCCTCGGGTGATTTTGTGGGTGCTGGCGTGGTCGATGGAGCGTCGTGCTCTGGCGGGAATGGATTTTCAAGAATCACGACACCGTTCGCTCTGGCGTGACCTCACCAAGGTGCAGCGGGGTGAAGTGCAGGTAGGCCCAGCCGATGGTGTGGTGCTGCTCGATATCGGTGGCTTGGAAATGGACACGGACAGCGTTCGTCCTTTCCTACTGCAAACTCTGCGCGTGAACCCGGAAGCAAGATTTTCACTCGGCACACTGGATACCGAGGAGGAGGCGGAAGCCATGGAAAAAGCCAAGTCGGTAGCGATGGGCGTTGTGTTCTTGGTCGAAGGCTGGAACCTGAGTCCGAAACAGATGGAGGTCTATCACGATCAGATTCGCAGCGCGATTGGGGCCGATCACATGATCCGCTACGTCGTGATCGGCAGCGAGGAGGAGCTCGCGCAGTGGGCACAGTTTGTTGATTCCTTGAGAGACAGTGAGACCTCCGTGGTTCGCTATGATGTGGTCGGTTGA